Proteins encoded within one genomic window of Manis pentadactyla isolate mManPen7 chromosome 4, mManPen7.hap1, whole genome shotgun sequence:
- the DDX42 gene encoding ATP-dependent RNA helicase DDX42 isoform X3, producing MAENPTAGVIQEEEEDNLEYDSDGNPIAPSKKIIDPLPPIDHSEIDYPPFEKNFYNEHEEITNLTPQQLIDLRHKLNLRVSGAAPPRPGSSFAHFGFDEQLMHQIRKSEYTQPTPIQCQGVPVALSGRDMIGIAKTGSGKTAAFIWPMLIHIMDQKELEPGDGPIAVIVCPTRELCQQIHAECKRFGKAYNLRSVAVYGGGSMWEQAKALQEGAEIVVCTPGRLIDHVKKKATNLQRVSYLVFDEADRMFDMGFEYQVRSIASHVRPDRQTLLFSATFRKKIEKLARDILIDPIRVVQGDIGEANEDVTQIVEILHSGPSKWNWLTRRLVEFTSSGSVLLFVTKKANAEELASNLKQEGHNLGLLHGDMDQSERNKVISDFKKKDIPVLVATDVAARGLDIPSIKTVINYDVARDIDTHTHRIGRTGRAGEKGVAYTLLTPKDSNFAGDLVRNLEGANQHVSKELLDLAMQNAWFRKSRFKGGKGKKLNIGGGGLGYRERPGLGSENTDRGNNNNVMSNYEAYKPSTGAMGDRLTAMKAAFQSQYKSHFVAASLSNQKAGSSAAGASGWTSAGSLNSVPTNSAQQGHSSPDSPIASAAKGIPGFSSAGSLSSAPVTYPTPGAQGVNNTASGNNGREGVGGGNGKRERYTENRGGSRHSHGESGNRHGDSPRHGDGGRHGDGYRYPESGGRHGDGHRHGENRHGGGGGRHGESRGANDGRNGESRKEGFNREGKMDPKVDSKMDKMDNKTDKTADGFAVPEPPKRKKSRWDS from the exons ATTGACTATCcaccatttgaaaaaaatttttacaatGAGCATGAAGAGATAACCAACCTCACCCCACAGCAGCTAATAGATCTGCGGCATAAGCTCAATCTTCGG GTCTCTGGGGCTGCACCTCCTAGACCAGGAAGTAGTTTTGCTCATTTTGGGTTTGATGAACAACTTATGCACCAGATTAGGAAATCTGAGTACACACAGCCCACTCCAATACAGTGCCAG GGTGTGCCTGTGGCATTAAGTGGTAGAGACATGATTGGTATTGCCAAAACAGGCAGTGGAAAAACTGCAGCCTTTATCTGGCCCATGTTGATTCACATAATGGACCAGAAGGAGTTGGAACCAGGTGACGGACCAATTGCAGTGATTGTGTGTCCTACTAGGGAGCTTTGCCAGCAG ATCCATGCAGAATGTAAGCGGTTTGGGAAGGCATATAATCTTCGATCGGTGGCTGTGTATGGAGGAGGGAGTATGTGGGAGCAGGCCAAGGCCCTTCAGGAAGGGGCGGAGATTGTTGTGTGCACCCCA GGCCGATTGATTGATCATGTGAAGAAGAAAGCTACCAATCTTCAAAGAGTCTCTTACCTTGTGTTTGATGAAGCAGATCGAATGTTTGACATGGGATTTG AGTACCAGGTGCGATCCATAGCAAGTCATGTTCGTCCTGACAGACAGA CTCTCTTATTCAGTGCAACTTTTCGGAAAAAGATTGAAAAACTGGCCAGAGACATCCTGATCGACCCTATCCGTGTGGTGCAGGGAGATATTGGAGAG gCAAATGAAGATGTGACACAGATTGTAGAAATTCTCCATTCTGGGCCTAGTAAATGGAACTGGCTTACCCGGCGTCTGGTGGAGTTTACCTCTTCAGGGAGTGTCCTCCTGTTTGTTACTAAAAAAGCCAATGCTGAGGAGCTAGCCAGTAACCTTAAGCAGGAGGGTCATAATCTTGGTCTGCTCCACGGGGACATGGATCAGAGTGAAAGAAACAAGGTCATCTCAGACTTTAAGAAAAAAGACATCCCAGTCCTGGTGGCCACAGATGTTGCAG ccCGTGGTCTGGACATTCCTTCAATTAAGACTGTCATTAATTATGATGTGGCCCGAGACATTGATACCCATACTCATAGGATTGGCCGCACAGGGCGAGCTGGTGAGAAGGGTGTGGCCTATACCTTGCTGACTCCCAAGGACAGCAATTTTGCTGGTGACCTTGTCCGCAACTTGGAAGGAGCCAATCAGCACGTTTCCAAGGAACTCCTAGATCTGGCAATGCAG AATGCCTGGTTTCGGAAATCCCGTTTCAAAGGAGGGAAAGGCAAGAAGCTGAACATCGGTGGAGGCGGCCTAGGCTACAGGGAGCGGCCTGGCCTAGGCTCTGAGAACACG GACCGAGGAAATAACAACAATGTAATGAGCAATTACGAGGCCTACAAGCCCTCCACAGGAGCCATGGGAGATCGGTTGACAGCAATGAAAGCCGCTTTCCAG TCACAGTACAAGAGTCACTTTGTTGCTGCCAGCTTAAGCAACCAGAAGGCTGGAAGCTCTGCTGCTGGGGCGAGTGGATGGACTAGTGCAGGGAGCTTGAATTCTGTTCCAACTAATTCAGCCCAGCAGGGCCACAGCAGTCCTGACAGCCCCATTGCCAGTGCCGCCAAGGGCATCCCAGGCTTTAGCAGCGCCGGCAGCCTCAGCAGTGCCCCAGTGACCTACCCTACTCCTGGAGCCCAGGGAGTCAATAACACGGCTTCAGGGAATAACGGCCGAGAAGGAGTTGGGGGTGGCAATGGGAAAAGGGAGAGATACACTGAGAACCGGGGTGGCAGCCGTCATAGTCATGGAGAGAGTGGCAATCGGCATGGCGATAGCCCACGTCATGGAGATGGTGGTCGCCATGGAGATGGATACCGCTACCCAGAAAGCGGTGGCCGTCATGGTGATGGCCATCGTCACGGGGAGAACAGACATGGAGGAGGTGGAGGCCGACATGGGGAGAGCCGAGGTGCAAACGATGGTCGGAATGGTGAAAGCCGGAAAGAAGGTTTTAACCGTGAGGGCAAGATGGACCCCAAGGTAGACAGCAAGATGGACAAGATGGACAACAAGACAGATAAGACAGCTGATGGTTTTGCTGTTCCGGAGCCACCCAAGCGCAAGAAAAGTCGATGGGACAGTTAG
- the PSMC5 gene encoding 26S proteasome regulatory subunit 8 isoform X2 has protein sequence MELEEGKAGSGLRQYYLSKIEELQLIVNDKSQNLRRLQAQRNELNAKVRLLREELQLLQEQGSYVGEVVRAMDKKKVLVKVHPEGKFVVDVDKNIDINDVTPNCRVALRNDSYTLHKILPNKVDPLVSLMMVEKVPDSTYEMIGGLDKQIKEIKEVIELPVKHPELFEALGIAQPKGVLLYGPPGTGKTLLARAVAHHTDCTFIRVSGSELVQKFIGEGARMVRELFVMAREHAPSIIFMDEIDSIGSSRLEGGSGGDSEVQRTMLELLNQLDGFEATKNIKVIMATNRIDILDSALLRPGRIDRKIEFPPPNEEARLDILKIHSRKMNLTRGINLRKIAELMPGASGAEVKGVCTEAGMYALRERRVHVTQEDFEMAVAKVMQKDSEKNMSIKKLWK, from the exons ATGGAGCTGGAagaggggaaggcaggcagtggaCTGCGCCAGTATTATCTCTCCAAGATTGAAGAACTCCAG CTGATTGTGAATGATAAGAGCCAAAATCTCCGAAGGCTGCAGGCGCAGAGGAATGAGCTTAATGCAAAAG TTCGCCTGTTGCGGGAGGAGCTACAGCTGCTGCAGGAACAGGGCTCCTATGTGGGGGAAGTAGTCCGGGCCATGGACAAGAAGAAAGTGTTGGTTAAG GTACATCCTGAGGGCAAGTTTGTCGTAGATGTGGACAAGAACATTGACATCAATGAT GTGACACCCAATTGTCGGGTGGCTCTAAGAAATGACAGCTACACCCTGCACAAGATCCTGCCCAACAAGGTTGACCCACTGGTATCACTGATGATGGTGGAGAAGGTGCCAGATTCAACTTATGAGATGATTGGTGGGCTGGACAAGCAGATCAAGGAGATCAAGGAAGTGATTGAGCTGCCTGTTAAGCATCCAGAGCTCTTTGAGGCGCTGGGCATTGCGCAGCCCAAG GGAGTGCTGCTGTATGGACCCCCTGGTACCGGGAAGACACTGTTGGCCAGGGCTGTGGCCCATCATACAGACTGTACCTTTATTCGTGTCTCTGGCTCTGAACTGGTACAGAAATTCATTGGTGAAG GGGCAAGAATGGTGAGGGAGCTGTTTGTCATGGCACGAGAACATGCACCATCCATCATCTTCATGGATGAAATCGACTCCATCGGCTCCTCCCGGTTGGAGGGGGGTTCTGGAGGGGATAGTGAAGTGCAGCGCACAATGCTGGAGTTGCTCAACCAATTGGACGGCTTTGAGGCTACCAAGAATATCAAG GTTATTATGGCTACTAACAGGATTGATATCCTGGACTCAGCGCTGCTTCGCCCTGGGCGCATTGACAGGAAGATTGAATTCCCACCCCCTAACGAGGAG GCCCGGCTAGACATTTTGAAGATCCATTCTCGGAAAATGAACCTAACCCGGGGGATCAACCTGCGAAAAATTGCTGAGCTCATGCCAGGAGCATCAGGAGCTGAAGTGAAG GGTGTGTGCACTGAGGCCGGCATGTATGCCCTACGAGAGCGGCGGGTCCACGTCACCCAGGAGGACTTTGAAATGGCAGTAGCCAAG gtcatgcagaaggacagtgagaaaAACATGTCCATTAAGAAGCTCTGGAAGTGA
- the SMARCD2 gene encoding SWI/SNF-related matrix-associated actin-dependent regulator of chromatin subfamily D member 2, whose product MSGRGAGGFPLPPLSPGSGAVAAALGAPPPPAGPGMLPGPALRGPGPAGGVGGPGAAAFRPMGPAGPAAQYQRPGMSPGSRMPMAGLQVGPPAGSPFGTAAPLRPGMPPTMMDPFRKRLLVPQAQPPMPTQRRGLKRRKMADKVLPQRIRELVPESQAYMDLLAFERKLDQTIARKRMEIQEAIKKPLTQKRKLRIYISNTFSPSKAEGDSAGTAGTPGGTPAGDKVASWELRVEGKLLDDPSKQKRKFSSFFKSLVIELDKELYGPDNHLVEWHRMPTTQETDGFQVKRPGDLNVKCTLLLMLDHQPPQYKLDPRLARLLGVHTQTRAAIMQALWLYIKHNQLQDGHEREYINCNRYFRQIFSCGRLRFSEIPIKLAGLLQHPDPIVINHVISVDPNDQKKTACYDIDVEVDDPLKAQMSNFLASTTNQQEIASLDVKIHETIESINQLKTQRDFMLSFSTDPQDFIQEWLRSQRRDLKIITDVIGNPEEERRAAFYHQPWAQEAVGRHIFAKVQQRRQELEQVLGIRLT is encoded by the exons ATGTCGGGCCGTGGCGCGGGCGGGTTCCCGCTACCCCCGCTGAGCCCTGGCAGCGGCGCAGTTGCCGCGGCTCTAGGAGCGCCGCCTCCGCCAGCGGGACCCGGCATGTTGCCCGGACCGGCGCTCAGGGGGCCGGGGCCGGCTGGAGGCGTGGGGGGCCCCGGAGCCGCCGCCTTCCGCCCCATGGGCCCTGCGGGCCCTGCGGCGCAGTACCAG CGGCCTGGCATGTCGCCAGGGAGCCGGATGCCCATGGCTGGCTTGCAGGTGGGACCCCCTGCTGGCTCCCCATTTGGCACAGCTGCTCCACTTCGACCTGGCATGCCACCCACCATGATGGACCCATTCCGAAAACGCCTGCTCgtgccccaggcccagcccccgATGCCCACCCAACGCCGGGG GTTAAAGAGGAGGAAGATGGCAGATAAGGTTCTACCTCAGCGA ATTCGGGAGCTTGTTCCAGAGTCCCAGGCATACATGGATCTTTTGGCTTTTGAGCGGAAGCTGGACCAGACCATTGCTCGAAAGCGGATGGAGATCCAGGAAGCCATCAAAAAGCCTCTGACG CAAAAACGAAAGCTACGGATTTATATTTCCAACACGTTCAGTCCCAGCAAGGCAGAAGGTGATAGTGCAGGAACTGCGGGGACTCCTGGGGGAACCCCAGCAGGGGACAAGGTGGCTTCCTGGGAACTCCGAGTGGAGGGAAAACTGCTGGACGAC CCTAGCAAACAGAAGAGGAAGTTTTCGTCATTCTTTAAGAGCCTTGTTATTGAGCTGGATAAGGAGCTGTATGGGCCAGACAACCATCTGGTGGAG TGGCACCGGATGCCTACCACCCAGGAGACAGATGGCTTCCAGGTGAAACGGCCTGGTGACCTCAACGTCAAGTGTACCCTTCTGCTCATGCTGGATCATCAG CCTCCCCAGTACAAGTTGGACCCTCGGTTGGCAAGGCTACTGGGGGTGCACACACAGACGAGGGCAGCCATCATGCAGGCCCTATGGCTTTACATCAAACACAACCAGCTGCAGGACGGGCACGAACGAGAATACATCAACTGCAACCGCTACTTCCGCCAG ATCTTCAGCTGTGGCCGTCTCCGTTTCTCTGAGATTCCCATAAAGCTGGCTGGGCTGCTGCAGCATCCAGACCCCATTGTTATCAACCACGTCATCAG TGTGGACCCTAATGACCAGAAGAAGACAGCCTGTTATGACATTGATGTGGAGGTGGACGACCCACTTAAGGCCCAGATGAGCAATTTTCTGGCCTCTACCACCAATCAGCAGGAGATTGCCTCCCTGGACGTCAAG ATCCATGAGACCATTGAGTCAATCAACCAGCTGAAGACTCAGAGGGATTTCATGCTTAGTTTTAGCACTGACCCACAGGACTTCATCCAGGAATGGCTCCGTTCCCAGCGCCGAGACCTCAAG ATCATCACCGATGTGATCGGGAATCCTGAGGAGGAGAGACGAGCTGCGTTCTACCACCAGCCCTGGGCCCAGGAAGCAGTGGGGAGGCACATCTTTGCCAAG GTGCAGCAGCGGCGGCAGGAACTGGAACAGGTGCTGGGAATCCGCCTGACCTAA
- the PSMC5 gene encoding 26S proteasome regulatory subunit 8 isoform X1 translates to MALDGPEQMELEEGKAGSGLRQYYLSKIEELQLIVNDKSQNLRRLQAQRNELNAKVRLLREELQLLQEQGSYVGEVVRAMDKKKVLVKVHPEGKFVVDVDKNIDINDVTPNCRVALRNDSYTLHKILPNKVDPLVSLMMVEKVPDSTYEMIGGLDKQIKEIKEVIELPVKHPELFEALGIAQPKGVLLYGPPGTGKTLLARAVAHHTDCTFIRVSGSELVQKFIGEGARMVRELFVMAREHAPSIIFMDEIDSIGSSRLEGGSGGDSEVQRTMLELLNQLDGFEATKNIKVIMATNRIDILDSALLRPGRIDRKIEFPPPNEEARLDILKIHSRKMNLTRGINLRKIAELMPGASGAEVKGVCTEAGMYALRERRVHVTQEDFEMAVAKVMQKDSEKNMSIKKLWK, encoded by the exons ATGGCGCTTGACGGACCAGAACAG ATGGAGCTGGAagaggggaaggcaggcagtggaCTGCGCCAGTATTATCTCTCCAAGATTGAAGAACTCCAG CTGATTGTGAATGATAAGAGCCAAAATCTCCGAAGGCTGCAGGCGCAGAGGAATGAGCTTAATGCAAAAG TTCGCCTGTTGCGGGAGGAGCTACAGCTGCTGCAGGAACAGGGCTCCTATGTGGGGGAAGTAGTCCGGGCCATGGACAAGAAGAAAGTGTTGGTTAAG GTACATCCTGAGGGCAAGTTTGTCGTAGATGTGGACAAGAACATTGACATCAATGAT GTGACACCCAATTGTCGGGTGGCTCTAAGAAATGACAGCTACACCCTGCACAAGATCCTGCCCAACAAGGTTGACCCACTGGTATCACTGATGATGGTGGAGAAGGTGCCAGATTCAACTTATGAGATGATTGGTGGGCTGGACAAGCAGATCAAGGAGATCAAGGAAGTGATTGAGCTGCCTGTTAAGCATCCAGAGCTCTTTGAGGCGCTGGGCATTGCGCAGCCCAAG GGAGTGCTGCTGTATGGACCCCCTGGTACCGGGAAGACACTGTTGGCCAGGGCTGTGGCCCATCATACAGACTGTACCTTTATTCGTGTCTCTGGCTCTGAACTGGTACAGAAATTCATTGGTGAAG GGGCAAGAATGGTGAGGGAGCTGTTTGTCATGGCACGAGAACATGCACCATCCATCATCTTCATGGATGAAATCGACTCCATCGGCTCCTCCCGGTTGGAGGGGGGTTCTGGAGGGGATAGTGAAGTGCAGCGCACAATGCTGGAGTTGCTCAACCAATTGGACGGCTTTGAGGCTACCAAGAATATCAAG GTTATTATGGCTACTAACAGGATTGATATCCTGGACTCAGCGCTGCTTCGCCCTGGGCGCATTGACAGGAAGATTGAATTCCCACCCCCTAACGAGGAG GCCCGGCTAGACATTTTGAAGATCCATTCTCGGAAAATGAACCTAACCCGGGGGATCAACCTGCGAAAAATTGCTGAGCTCATGCCAGGAGCATCAGGAGCTGAAGTGAAG GGTGTGTGCACTGAGGCCGGCATGTATGCCCTACGAGAGCGGCGGGTCCACGTCACCCAGGAGGACTTTGAAATGGCAGTAGCCAAG gtcatgcagaaggacagtgagaaaAACATGTCCATTAAGAAGCTCTGGAAGTGA
- the FTSJ3 gene encoding pre-rRNA 2'-O-ribose RNA methyltransferase FTSJ3, with protein sequence MGKKGKVGKGRRDKFYHLAKETGYRSRSAFKLIQLNRRFQFLQKARALLDLCAAPGGWLQVAAKFMPVSSLIVGVDLVPIKPLPNVVTLQEDITTERCRQALKKELKTWKVDVVLNDGAPNVGASWVHDAYSQAHLTLMALRLACDFLARGGCFITKVFRSRDYQPLLWIFQQLFRRVQATKPQASRHESAEIFVVCQGFLAPDKVDSKFFDPKFAFKEVEVQAKTVTELVTKKKPKAEGYAEGDLTLYHRTSVTDFLRAANPVDFLSKASEISLDDEELAQHPATTEDVRVCCQDIKVLGRKELRSLLNWRTKLRRYVAKKLREQAKALDISLSSGEEEDEEEESTARQSSKEEEEEEQLNRTVAEMKAQEVAELKRKKKKLLREQRKQRERVELKMDLPGVSIADDGETGMFSLRTIRGHQLLEEVTQGDMSVADTFLADLPRDDIYISDVEEEEDASLDSDLDPEELAGVGGPQRLKAQKRVQFAEVEDNKKEEKEEENPLLVPLEEKAVLQEEQANLWFSKDGFSGIEDDADEALEISQAQLLYESRRKGQLAPPPSSVQTERTPPRCQDEAPKGAEAATGPGEEEGDGRSDSDSSSSEDEESWEPQRGKKQSRGPTSDDDGGFEVVPIEDPAKHRILDPEGLALGAIIASSKKAKRDLIDNSFSRYTFNEEEEELPEWFVQEEKQHRIRQLPIDKKEVEHYRKRWREINARPIKKVAEAKARKKRRMLKKLEQTKKKAEAVVNTVDISEREKVAQLRSLYKKAGLGKEKRQVTYVIAKKGVGRKVRRPAGVRGHFKVVDSRMKKDQRAQQRKEQKKKHRRK encoded by the exons ATGGGCAAGAAGGGCAAGGTCGGGAAGGGCCGGCGGGACAAGTTCTATCACTTGGCGAAGGAGACCG GTTACCGTTCCCGCTCTGCTTTCAAGCTTATCCAGCTGAATCGCCGCTTTCAGTTCCTGCAGAAAGCCCGAGCCTTGTTGGATCTGTGTGCTGCGCCAGGGGGATG GCTGCAGGTGGCTGCCAAGTTTATGCCTGTATCCAGCCTTATTGTGG GAGTGGACCTGGTTCCAATCAAGCCTCTTCCCAATGTGGTGACACTCCAGGAGGACATCACAACAGAACGCTGTAGGCAG gcCTTGAAGAAGGAGCTAAAGACCTGGAAAGTTGACGTGGTGCTCAATGATGGGGCCCCCAACGTTGGGGCTAGCTGGGTCCATGATGCTTACTCCCAAG CCCATTTGACACTGATGGCTCTGCGTTTGGCTTGTGATTTTCTGGCTCGTGGTGGCTGCTTCATCACAAAGGTTTTCCGTTCCCGTGACTATCAGCCCCTACTCTGGATCTTCCAGCAGCTGTTCCGCCGTGTCCAGGCCACCAAGCCCCAAGCCTCTCGCCATGAATCTGCAGAGATCTTTGTAGTCTGCCAGG GATTTCTGGCTCCGGACAAGGTTGACAGTAAATTCTTTGACCCCAAATTTGCCTTCAAGGAGGTTGAAGTTCAGGCCAAGACTGTTACTGAGTTGGTTACTAAGAAAAAGCCAAAG GCTGAAGGCTATGCTGAGGGTGATCTCACTCTGTATCACCGGACCTCGGTCACTGACTTTCTCCGAGCTGCCAACCCTGTTGACTTCCTCTCCAAAGCCAGTGAA ATCTCACTAGATGATGAAGAGTTGGCACAACATCCAGCCACCACTGAGGATGTGCGGGTGTGCTGTCAGGATATCAAAGTGCTGGGGCGCAAGGAGCTTAG GTCCCTACTGAACTGGAGAACAAAGCTTCGGCGGTATGTGGCCAAGAAGCTGAGAGAGCAAGCGAAGGCACTGGACATCAG CCTCAGCTCGGGAGAGGAagaagatgaggaggaggagtCAACAGCCAGGCAGTCCtctaaggaggaggaagaggaggaacagCTGAACCGTACAGTGGCAGAGATGAAGGCCCAGGAAGTGGCGGAATTAAAGAG gaagaaaaagaagctgCTGCGCGAGCAGAGAAAGCAGCGGGAGCGCGTGGAACTAAAGATGGATCTTCCCGGGGTTTCTATTGCAGACGACGGGGAGACTGGCATGTTCTCCCTGCGTACCATCCGGGGTCACCAG CTGTTAGAGGAGGTAACACAAGGGGATATGAGTGTGGCAGACACGTTTCTGGCTGATCTGCCAAGAGATGACATCTATATATcagatgtggaggaggaggaagatgcaTCTCTGGACAGTGACCTGGATCCAGAGGAGCTGGCAGGAGTTGGAGGACCTCAGAGGCTAAAGGCCCAAAAGCG TGTACAATTTGCTGAAGTAGAAGATAATAAaaaagaggagaaggaagaagagaatccATTGCTGGTACCATTGGAGGAAAAGGCGGTACTGCAGGAAGAACAAGCCAACCTGTGGTTCTCAAAG GATGGCTTCAGTGGCATTGAGGACGATGCTGACGAGGCCCTGGAGATCAGTCAGGCCCAGCTGTTGTATGAGAGCCGTCGGAAGGGGCAGCTGGCGCCTCCACCTTCCAGTGTGCAGACTGAGAGAACACCCCCCCGGTGCCAGGATGAGGCCCCTAAGGGGGCAGAGGCTGCCACTGGCCctggggaggaagaaggagatGGCCGCTCAGACAGTGATAGCAGCAGCAGTGAGGATGAAGAGAG TTGGGAACCACAGCGTGGCAAGAAGCAAAGCCGTGGGCCTACATCAGATGATGATGGTGGCTTTGAGGTAGTGCCCATCGAGGACCCAG CGAAACATCGGATTCTGGACCCTGAAGGTCTTGCTCTAGGTGCTATTATTGCCTCTTCCAAAAAGGCCAAGAGAGACCTCATAGATAACTCCTTCAGCCG GTACACATTCAACGAGGAGGAAGAGGAGCTTCCTGAGTGGTTTGtgcaggaggaaaagcagcacagGATACGGCAATTACCTATTGACAAGAAGGAGGTGGAACATTACCGAAAACGCTGGCGGGAAATCAACGCACGTCCCATTAAGAAAGTGGCTGAGGCCAAGGCCAGAAAGAAACGGAGG ATGCTGAAGAAGCTGGAGCAAACCAAGAAAAAGGCAGAAGCCGTGGTGAACACGGTAGACATCTCAGAACGAGAGAAAGTGGCACAGCTCCGAAG TCTCTACAAGAAGGCTGGGCTTGGCAAGGAGAAACGTCAAGTCACCTATGTTATAGCCAAAAAAGGCGTGGGCCGCAAAGTGCGCCGGCCAGCTGGAGTCAGAGGTCATTTCAAGGTGGTGGACTCGAGGATGAAGAAGGACCAAAGAGCACAGCAACGGAAGGAGCAGAAGAAAAAACACAGGCGGAAGTGA